AGAATGAATTATTCGGAATGAATAATAGAGTCTTCTGTGATACAGCACTGCGCAGTAAAACAGTCCTGTCCCATTCCTTGAGTTCATATATGAAAGTGCTTTGTATAAAAAACTGTTTCCTGATGGTCAGAGATCAAAGCACCATCCTTTTGCACGTGGGGGTCAGTTAAGGAGCATGATATGTTCAGACTGATCAAATCAGAGATAAAAAGGTGTGACAGCCAAATCAAACAGTcaaaattaatttcatgcaatGAGAGAAAATTCAGCAATAAATCTAAAagtataataaacatttattaatgatgAACTCTGCTTTATTTTTCTGGACGCTTTGATCACTGCCAGCAGTCTATTATATTTCCTCAGGTCAaaactctttttttaaatgttttaaactttgtttaaatgttagtgtgttaattacataaaaagacaataaataaactaaCTAGAATTAATCTACTTGTTCATTTTAGACTGATTCTACAGAATATttgacctgagtgtctccagtttacagagtgaactcttcagtccagcagagagcaaCTCCAcccctgaatcctgcaggtcattgttactgaggtctagctctttcagggaggagtttactgactgtagagctgatcCCAGAATTTCACAAGAGTCCTTGGTGAGATTACAGCCAGTGAGTCTGTAAAAAGAGAGTAAACACAGCACATGGTAAGATGACATGGAGTGATTGTATTGTCCATGTGCTCCTTGTTTCATCTAgaaaaatttcactgtggatgGTTGTAACCTGATTTTTCCTTCTTGGATGGTCCtttccattaaaatgtatttaaattactGCTGTCATTACTTTGTCTTGTCGTCTGCCTCTCTCAGTCTGCCCTGCGATCCTGACAGCTGCTAATTAATAAATTGGTATTTGATGTGTTTTTATTACACTTGTGGTGTTTTAAATAGAGCCTGTTAACCtttttttcaccttaaaatataattattttgtaaCATGGAAGTTAACTACAAAGTCATTTGAATTACCCAGTGTTttgaaaaggttttttttaaagccaatGTAACATGGAGTAGAAAGAAGCAGGCAAACATCTCTTGGAAAGAGATGTTAATATGAAATATCAAAATCAGTAAGTCAGGAAAGGAAGCAAATATGTCAAAAAGCCAGTAAACGCAAccaggcagaaaaaaaacaccatatGCATTTCAAGAGAGAAGACAAAACTTGAAAACAATAGCTCAACCATGTGGAATAAGAAAATCAATATATCGTTTAGTAGAACCATGGCAACCAtaaggctacattcacacagcatgTAAAAGTGCCTCCAATCTGATCTGTTTCATATGTGACACAGATATGCCTTTTTTGTGGCTGTGTGAAAACAAATTATTTGGGCCACTTTCGTGTGTGGTATTGAAATTCAATCCAAATATGATCTGTGGCAATGCGACTGTCTGAACAGCCAGATCAGAATTCATGTGACTTTTATGTTACTCTGGCCATGtgttttgtaaaaatatttggaaatgaaaaatgtgtgaaaCTTCCTAATTCAGGGTCCTGTGACTATATTATGAGAATAGAAAACTTGTGGAAATTTGTATGGTGTGTTTCTATGAAAAATAAGAGCtcattgttaaatatatatatatatatatatatatatatatatatatatattgttcagATCTGTATGAAGCTGTTTAAATGTGGatcatggaaatattaaactcattttgTCTGTGCTTGTCTCCTCCGCTTTGGAGACGTGTTTTCGAGGGACCAGATAAATCTGTGCCTAGAAACATCagtttgctagtacagaccacgcccgtagaggctgaaacggggaggcgaactcagaagtcttttggggaagagttcgggcggcttatgaatgtgtatgaagccggaccccaaAAAATGTACAGGAATgctggtcattaagtgctacagaatggatAGGTTCAGGTACTCTGGTCAAGGGTTTGATTGGTGTCATTTAGGTGAATGAAGGGGTTAGTGAGTCTTTGAATGAactacctttaataaactggtgtatgactgagtgtcatgtgagacggtagagaaatagcatgagtaagttgaatgtcctttattgattatgataaTGGAAATTCTATTGTGACTGGTAATTCGAGTATTCAGATGACGCATCGGTAAAGGGGTGATGATTGCAAAAAGTGATATAGAGTCAGAATTGGTCTTAAGATGGACAAGATCATCGCATTAGCAGAAATCTAATTGATCAACTAATAATAGAATTTTTACGTatcaccagctaaatgtcattaagctacggtgtaacaataatagtgacatTTATCTGGGGCCACCATgcactggacagagtgttgctaagtccaatttctacttcagtgtaattgattgtgattgggtaatagtgaggggtctgaggctggcaacaataggtggaaagtggattattagcagccttgaagtcaagtactacagaggggcagTGTTAATAAAGCGAGATAATCTTCGTTGGCAGGTGTGCCctggtggtgcctttccaatggcatagaggAAATCGAGAACGGAatggtgatctagagggatgacagatgaggcatgttaagaagcccaaaaaggtcAGCACCTCACGAAATGCGAGATAAAGAGAAGGCATTTTGTCACACAggagaaaactctgaaagagaaaaatccaaaaggtgctgaggagctcaagcaaAGTGGCAATGTAGAAAGTTGACTACAAGATAACGAAGATGCCTAGAGGGTGTTGAAAAAACAGGTGCCAGAGGTGGCATCAAGTGCCTGAGTGCTGGTTCAAGGTAACCTAAggagagagcataagctggaacttaggggctagATAGCAGCGTGGTTGTGAAGACAGGAGGACAGGTTGAAAGTCCACAGCGCCTGGAGGAATCAGTGCGAACCGTACCATAggaggcagggtgaggtgctGTTGCTAGCAAGAGATGAAAGAGTAAGGTCTTccatgtgagagggtgaattgaatttgaggtggcgTCAAGGGCCTGAGTGCTGCGTAGGGGGGCTGGTCCAAGgcctgagaagagagcataagctggaacttaggggctTGGAGTGGCATGATCGCCAAGAGGAGAGGTCAGGTTGAAAGCCTGCAGCTGCTGGAAGAATTAGTATGAATAGTACCATAGGAGGCAGTGTGAGGTGCAGTCGCTAGGAAAAGCTTAGCTGCAAGCAGAAGCAAAAGGTAAGatccagcaggagagagtgcaagccgtACAGTGGACGCAGGGCGCCATTTGTTTGTGAGGGGAAGGCATAGGAATGAGCGTCCACAGCAGTTTCTAAGGAGACAGTGCAAGCTGAGAAGTTGGAGGTGGGCGGTGCGGCCGCAAAGCTATGGGGTTGAGACGAAGGTCTGtggcatgagagaggagggctgtaaaggaagaggcaggatgCAGCGAAACCACGAGGGGAaggggattaggatgaaggtccacatcaggagagagggtgtgctgtaaaggaagaggcggggTGCGGGACAGCCGCAAAGCAGAGGATTAGGACATGACCTGTAACTGCACCCGGGAAGACgatgagctggaaagtcagagactcggagtagtgcagcagcaagaagtgggggatgaaggtccaccaaagcacctgaaaacagaacaggagctagaagctgtagagtgtgagTAGCAAGGCAGCACAGAGGAGGGTCCCGTACGatagtccacagcagcatctgaaaagagagtatAAACTGGAAGCCGGAGGATTGGAGAAGCAcatcagcagaggagtcagcatgagggtctgcagcagcacctaaatagaaaaatgagaattgtaatGTTAGAGGCAGGGTATGGCGTGGCCGCAAATTGAAGAGGTTGGGATGAGCATCCATGAAGTATGCAAGCTGCTGGtgtagaggctgggagaatgagaTGATCGGATGGGAGCGAATCTAGGGTGAGGAAGCTGTGCAGCAAGGAATCTGCATAGAATGCCCAGAATGCCAGGCAGGAGGCAGGCCCGCAACAGCAACCTTTAGAGGGGGTGCAAGCTGGAAAGTATGAggcatagagcagcagcaggggAAGAGGATGGAAAGAAAATTAATCAGCAATGAGGAAGCCATGCAGTGAGAAGAACGCATCGAGTacccagagcgctggacaggagacaggcccgctgcagcacctatagaggggtgcaggctggaaggtctgaggcatgcagctgcggcTGAAATGGGGGgagaggtgggatgatgaagggaggggtgggatgatgcatagagtAGATCGTAGAATAGACCGTgtcgagtgcccagagcgctggactggagacaggtcgccgcagcacctatagaggggtgtgggctagaagatctgaggcatacagctgcggctgcaatggGGGAAGAAGTGGgaagatgaagggaggggtgggatgatgcgtagagtagacCTACGAAGAGTAGACTGCGTCGAGTggtcagagcgctggacaggagacaggcccgccgcagcacATATAGAGGGGTGcgagctagaaggtctgaggcatgcagctgcggctgcaacgggggaagaggtgggatgatgaaaggaggggaggggtgggatgatgcatagacacagatgtagaggaagaaaaagggggaggggtgggatgatgcgtagagacagatgtagaggaagaaaaaggggaggggtgggatgatgcgtagagacagatgtagagaaagaaaaaggggaggggtgggatgataaagggaggggtgggatgatgcgtagagacagatgtagaggaagaaaaaggggaggggtgggatgatgcgtagagacagatgtagagaaagaaaaaggggaggggtgggatgatgcgtagagacagatgtagagaaagaaaaagtggaggggtgggatgatgcgtagagacagatgtagaggaagaaaaagggggaggggtgggatgataaagggaggggtgggatgatgcgtagagaggataagagagaGGATAAGAACTCGGAGGGCTGTGTCTAAATGGGTgcaatgctgtcaatcaaggTAGTGTTCAGATGGAAAGAGCAGCCGATTTGGAATGGGGGCTTAAACATGCtgcctgcttttttttcccccaacatttcagataggaccatcttggcaagcagtgtaggtAAACTACTGCATTGAAGATGGCATAAATATTGCAGATTCTAagccattatccaattcagctcagataattatattattatcaaaacagccctctaaggcaccgacctgtgagacagcaaagactataagacattgaggctaatgtcTCCAGCTTAGACACAACCAGAAAGGGTAACGGGAAGACAAAGGATACTCCAGCAGGGTGTGTTAAGTCGGAGATAGAAGGTTGTGACGTCATCGCATTGCTGCGCAGGGGATTCTTACACCGGCAGACGGGTTTCTCTCTTTAGCTGAGTGAGCGACGCCATTGTTTCGGAGCACATTGCTGGAACGCAGAGGCTGCTCTGccggagaggaggaaatgggagtctCAAGGCGCTGTAGAGCTCATAGCTGTGGAGCCGCAGCCGTGACTACGGTAGATTTGCATTCCCCAAAACACGAGGCAGTCCCGTAGAAGCGTAGCCGGAGATGAAAATAAGGGGAGGCTCGAAGCCTTGCGCTAGCGTCGAAGGGAGATGTGGGGGGTCACTCGGGAAGCCGAATGCAgcgggaggagaagcaggagaacagagcacTGATCCGGAGCGTGTAAGACAGCAGACCATAGAATAGTTGAAGCAGTTGCAGGCGTGACAACGGCCGTGCGTAACTTCAGATACCAGGCAGTCCCATAGCTGTTTAGCcggagcgagtttaaaacaggaggctcagtgggcttgataaaggccgaacacagctccgaatatggggatcagcaggaatgacccagcgcggaggagcaAGCTGACATcatgaagcagtcgagtcgagatccgtctcctgaactaaatgaggaTAGTTTGTCTGACACGGAAATTACGTGAATTTGCAGTGTATATATAGGCTGAGAGGAGTTCGggcatggtcctactcccaaaattatgttattagcataacttcacttcacgttttattattgtataaaatctttaattaaaattcGGCTCTTGGCATAGAGCTCTTTCGGAATGAATAATAGGGTCTTTTGTGGTACAGCACTGCACAGTAAAACAGTCATGTCCAATTCCTTAAGTTCAAATATGAAACTGCTTTGAATAAAAAACTTCCTAATGGTCAGAGCCTGAAGCATCATCCTTTTGCATGTGGCTGTCAGTTAAAGAGcatgatctgttcagactgatcaAATCAGAGAGAAAATGGTGTGACagcaaaaacagtgaaaatgaattTCATGCAATGACAgaaaattcaaaaataaatctaaaagtATAATAAACCTTTATTAATGATGAACTCACACAGCTTTTCTGGACGCTTTGATCACTGGCAGCAGTCTCAGAACACCTTCCTCTGATGGATTATATTTCCTCAGGTCAAACTCATCTAGTTCTTCTTCtgaattcagcaacacaaacgcCACAGCTGACCACTGATCAGGAGAGAACCTGACTCCATCAAGAGAACCTCCTCTGTTCAGGTATTTCTGGACTTCCTGCACTAGAGAGTGATTGTTCAGTTCATTCAGACAGTGGAATAGATTGATAGTTTTCTCTGGAGAGGGGTTCTCCCTGATCTTTTTCTTGATGTACTGGactgttttctctctgctgTGAGATCTGATTCCTGTCTGAGTCAGTATTCCTTGTAAGACAGTCTGATTGGACTCCAGTGAGAGACCCAGAAGGAACCGGAGGAAAAGGTCCAGGTGTCCATTCTCACTCTGTAAGGCCTTGTCCACTGCAGTCTTCAGGATCTCTGACATTTTGTACGTtgtgaaaaaacaaagaaatccaGTGCTGCCCGGTTCAAACACATTTATGTTGTTGGAGATTAAGGAGAGTAATGTGTATAAAGCAGCCAGAAACTCCTGGACACTGAGGTGGACAAAGCTGAACACCTTCCCCAAGTGCAGCCCCAACTCCTCTCTGAAGATCTGGGTACAGACTCCTGAGTACACTGACACTTCTCTGACATCAATGCCACACTCTCTCAGGTCATCCTCATAGAAGATCAGATTGCCTTTCTCCAGCTGTTGGAATGCCAGTTTTCCCAGAGCCAGGACACTTTCTGTCATTATCTGAGGACCAACCTCCTGTTTTCCCTGGTACTTTTGTTCTTTGTGTTTGATCTGAAAGGTCAGGAAGTGTGTGAACATTTGAGTCAGAGTCTTAGGTGTCTCTCCACCCTCTGCTCCACCCAAAATTTTCTCTAGAACCATggctgagatccagcagaagactggGATGTGGCACATGATGTAGAGGCTTCTGGAGGACTTGATGTGCGAGATGATTTGAATGGCCAGGCTCTGTTCACTAATcctcttcctgaagtactcctcTTTCTGAGGGTCACTGAACCCTCGTACCTCTGTTACCTGGTCAACACACTCAGgagggatctgattggctgccgcTGGTCGAGAGGTGATCCAGAGGAAagcagagggaagcagattCCCCTTGATGAGGTTTGTCAGCAGCACATCCACTGAGGCTGACTGTGTTACATCCCACAATCCCTCATTGTTCTGGAAATCTAGAGGAAGTCGACACTCGTCCAGACCGTCAAAGATGAACAGGATTCTGTAGAGATCATAGTCTCTTGGTTTTAATTCTTCTGTGTCTCTGAAAAACTGATGAAGAAGCTCCATCAGACTGAGCCTTTTCTCCTTCATCAGGTTCAGCTCTCTGAAAGGAAGTGGAAATATGAAGAGGATGTCctggttttcttttccttctgcccagtccagaatgaacttctgcacagagactGTTTTTCCAATTCCAGCTACTCCTTTAGTCAGCACAGTTCTGATTGCTTTATCTTTAAAGAGCTGGCTGCATTTGATAGGTTTCTCTTGTGCTGCTGGTCTCCTGGACACTGTCTCAATCTGTCTGACCTCATGTTCAGTATTGACCtctccactccctccctctgtgaTGTACAGGTCTGTGTAGATCTGATTCAGAAGAGCTGAGCTTCCAGGATTAGAGACtccttcattaattttctggaaCTTTTCCTTCAGGGTTGATTTCAGCTTTTGATGACAAGAAGGAGCCAGTTCTAGTAAAAAGAGGAAATAATCACAGTAAGATACATGTTTAATACTTTTATTTAGCATTAGTTTAATCATAAACACAATACAAAATACTAGGAAAGTACAGATCTTATATTACCATCCAGTTTCGGTCAGATACTATCAAAATTACCGAAATTTTGATAGTAGTTACAGAATTACCGAAAAATATCCGAATTGTTAATGTGCACCCTGTTTGGGACAGGGTGACTCAACCTGACTCTCTGCAGGACATAATGCTGACTATGGAGAAGTGAGAGTGAAGATGGTAATAAAAAGTTGTATGGACTAATCTGGGACTTGGGGAAATCTGAGACATAATGACAGAATGGTAACAGGACAAGTGTATGTGACAAATGTCCTATACATACTGCTGTGAATGTCTAaataaactagagattggagTGAATACTTGACtttgtgtctttattcctctgatttctcctcAGACCTGAGTATCATTTTGGAGCTCAGTTTTCCTTCCTGGTGGCACTTAGACAATTGCCATAACACTCTGAGTTGAATTTGCAAGTTGAATAACAGAATGATTGACAGCAGCATCTTCATGGCAACATAAACAATGCAGCATCATTAGCAGAGGGAAGCTTCCTCATCCTGCAGTGATGTTAATGATGTCCAGATGCTTCATTCCAGCAGCCATTCCAGACTCTCTTCCACTCCCAGTGGGGCTTTAAAGGCTGATTCTAAATGTTTATAGAGGGGAGGGACATAACTTGTCACTCACTCTGATTGCTTACATGGCAGACCTGGTGTCACATCAGTCAAACTGAGCCCCACCCACTAAAATACAACAGAATTAAATGAACTTAACAATTATCTAAATAAAAATCTGCATTGTTCTCTCTTTGCAGCTTCAGACCTCAttcaaaattaaacacaaagaTCATGGTCAGAAGAATAGTATGAAAATGAGTTGACAATGTCTTTAATGTTACATTATCATGATCCTTTTATCTGTTTCTATCAAAGTGTATAAAGGGTAAAGACAGGATCCTGAAGTCTTACTGCTCTGCAGTGTGTGAGCGAGGTGTGTGTGGTTCATGTTCCTCAGGACATTCAGTGTGATCTTCATCACTCCGTCTCTAACAacattctcctcctcctcttcctcctttctCTCAGAGCATGCTGGGTAATCCTCACTCAGCAGCTTCATAAACCTCTTCAGATGATTCTTCACCACAGAGATCACTCTCTGCTCCAGCTCCTgattaaaatagaaatattaaCACAGAGTCCATCAGACAGTGCGGTGTGAGCTGAGGGGTGGAAGtgataatgatttatattttattattctaatTCATCCTATCATTCTATTATTCTATTCATCACCAAACTCTACATCACTCTCCATCATAACACTGCTACAGTGAATAAACAGTAGCCTTTATTACTGTCCTATAATAACaacactggaacacacacacacacctccagtcttttacacacacaccttgaatATTGACTCCATATTCTTCCTGGTCCTGTCAGGAGTCGTCTTCTGGATTCTGTGGAGAATCAGAACGCAAACTGAATAATGTGGAGAACCTGATCAATACATTACATCATcagatattattaattattcagacTGTTCTGGGTCCATATTCAGTAGGAACTCCTAAATATATAATGAAGGTTCCACTGCTGTTATAACATACAGATTTCAGCTGCACAGATCAGCAGGGTCTAATCTTCTCCACAAAGAGGCGCTGTTACTGCAGCTTTTAAGTCCaataaagcagaaacacacctgaTTCCACTCCTTCATCAGTTCATCTTCAAACAGTGGATCATGTGTGCTCCTATTTCTGAAAATCTCATCTTAATCTCATCTGTTTAGTTTTCATCAGATCTTCAGTTAGGACTGAACTGAGGACAATAGCTATTACAGCAAAAACACttataaacatatttgaatGCAAACTAATGTCTGGATATTTaccttaaatggaaccagctgactgagaatattagaagagccccgactttagacacttataaatcaaggcttaaaacattcctgtttgagcagctacagcttggtttaaaatattaatatttatctaTCAGTGGTCCGCTGCCTGCAAGGAGCATAAATATGTTTTCCAGGATACTTGCATTAAACATATGGCTACAAAAAAGCTGCAGGGCAAATGAACTGAATTTTGTCCAATTTAATCTGTTTATTTGGGAAAAGAGAATTTAATAGGTGAGATGGGCTGCACACCAACTAAATCGGTGTCAAATTGCTGATTTTCTATTTCTGCAACTTCCCTGTTCCCAGTAGCCAAGACATGTCAGAGTTAAAAGCCAAGGACTTTGCCGTCACTTCGGAGACACAACATCTTCCCTCTAGTGAGAAGGCAGAGTTGTTTGCACCCAAGGACTCTGTCACTTCAGAACAACAACATCCTGCCCTTACTGAGTGCAGAATCACTGGATGAGAGCCATGCTTTACAGTATCTGATACCAGAGACACAGAAACTGCATGAGCAATCTACACCATCCTCCATCTCTACCTCACCATCACCCCACCTgattttcagtctggatttagaccaaatcacagcacagaaacagctctaacaagagtaactaatgacctactcctttcacatgataagggctatatctctattctggtgctgcttgaccttagtgcagtgtttgataccatagatcatgtgatgcttcttgataggctggaaaatctggtaggaataaaaggatctgccctctcttggttcagatcttatttatctgatcgttatcaatttgtttatccgaataataaatcctctaaaaatactttagttaaatatggtgttccacaaggatcagtgcttggccctgtattgttcacactctacatgctgccactgggtagactaatctgtaagcatggtattcaattccactgttatgctgatgacacacaactgtatatatcagccaaacccaatgatgttgctt
This Hoplias malabaricus isolate fHopMal1 unplaced genomic scaffold, fHopMal1.hap1 scaffold_449, whole genome shotgun sequence DNA region includes the following protein-coding sequences:
- the LOC136685330 gene encoding NLR family CARD domain-containing protein 3-like; protein product: MKSDRSISDPPKFSKGGGEPSCVSMKSDLSIGDPPKFSKEGGEPSCVSMKSDWSIMHPPGFSSGSVSSDLEIQKTTPDRTRKNMESIFKELEQRVISVVKNHLKRFMKLLSEDYPACSERKEEEEEENVVRDGVMKITLNVLRNMNHTHLAHTLQSKLAPSCHQKLKSTLKEKFQKINEGVSNPGSSALLNQIYTDLYITEGGSGEVNTEHEVRQIETVSRRPAAQEKPIKCSQLFKDKAIRTVLTKGVAGIGKTVSVQKFILDWAEGKENQDILFIFPLPFRELNLMKEKRLSLMELLHQFFRDTEELKPRDYDLYRILFIFDGLDECRLPLDFQNNEGLWDVTQSASVDVLLTNLIKGNLLPSAFLWITSRPAAANQIPPECVDQVTEVRGFSDPQKEEYFRKRISEQSLAIQIISHIKSSRSLYIMCHIPVFCWISAMVLEKILGGAEGGETPKTLTQMFTHFLTFQIKHKEQKYQGKQEVGPQIMTESVLALGKLAFQQLEKGNLIFYEDDLRECGIDVREVSVYSGVCTQIFREELGLHLGKVFSFVHLSVQEFLAALYTLLSLISNNINVFEPGSTGFLCFFTTYKMSEILKTAVDKALQSENGHLDLFLRFLLGLSLESNQTVLQGILTQTGIRSHSREKTVQYIKKKIRENPSPEKTINLFHCLNELNNHSLVQEVQKYLNRGGSLDGVRFSPDQWSAVAFVLLNSEEELDEFDLRKYNPSEEGVLRLLPVIKASRKAVLTGCNLTKDSCEILGSALQSVNSSLKELDLSNNDLQDSGVELLSAGLKSSLCKLETLRVSICKIGRRSCEALGSTLQSINSSLKELDLSNNDLQDSGVKLLSAGLKSSLCKLETLRLAGCNITKDSCETLGSALQSVNSSLKKLDLSNNDLQDSGVELLSAGLESSFCKMETLRLSGCMITGEGCSSLASALKSNPSHLRELDLTYNHPGEFGVKLLSDLLQDPH